A segment of the Streptomyces sp. ITFR-21 genome:
CTACCGCGACTCCGGCATGATGGGCGTGCCGCAGAACGAGGAGCCGGGCTGCTTCTGGCAGGCCGACCTGGACGAGGCGGCCGGCCACCTCGCCGAGGTCATCCTCGAGGTCCGCCCGCAGGCCCTGGTCACGTACGACGGCAACGGCGGCTACGGCCACCCCGACCACATCCAGGCCCACCGGGTCGCCCTGCGCGGCTACGAACTCGCCGCCGGCCAGGGCCACCGCGTCGCCCGGGTCTACGAGAACTGCACCCCGCGCTCGGTGGTCGAGGCCGGCTTCCGGCGGCTCGCCGAGGCCGGCAAGCAGTTCCCCTTCGGCGGTGTCGCCACCGTCGCGGACGTGCCCGGCGTAGTGGACGACGAACTGGTGACCGTGGCGGTCGACGGTACCGCGTACGCCGACCGCAAGACCGCGGGAATGCGTGCGCACGCCAGCCAGATCGCCGTCGACGGACCCTTCTTCGCCCTGTCCAACGACCTCGGGCAGCCGTACTTCGCCACCGAGTACTACCGCCAGGTACGCGGCGACGCGCTGCCCTCCGGCCCGTCCGCGCCCCCGGGGGGCCGCTGGGCCGACGACCTCTTCGACCCGCCGGCCGGCGGAGCGGCGTGATGGCCCGGCCGGCCCGCGTCGCCTCGTACGTCCTGCTGGGGGCGCTCGGCGCGCTCGTCGCCGTCGCCGGCGCACTGCTGCAGGCCGGCTGGTTCCCCGGCGGCCTGCTGCTCGGCCTGGCCGGGTGCGCGGCGCTCTTCTACGGCGGTGTGGTCGCCACCGGCACCCGGCTCGGCGCGGTGGTGCCGGCCGCGGTGTGGGTGGTGTGCGTGATGGTGCTGAGCACCTCCCGGCCGGAGGGCGACTTCCTGTTCGCGGCCGGTGTCGGACCGTACATCTACCTGCTCGGCGGGGCGATGGTGGCGGTGATCTGCGCCACGGTGCCCCAACTGCCCCCATCGGGCCCGAATACCGCCTGACTTGGCGAGCGGGGCCCGGGTCGTGGTTGGCTGAACCCCAGCGTTCCCGTCGGACCAGGGATGCCACCGCGCGCAGGTCGGTAAGGTGGTGCGTGCCGGCGAGCCGCCCGCGGAGAGCCGTACGGGTGGCGTAGCTAACCGGGAGAGCCTGCATTGAGCCGTGACACTGACAGTTCGTCCGCCGGGTCCCAGGGCCGCGGCGGCCCCGCGTACCCGTCGGGGACACCGCCGTACGGGACACGTCCGTTCCCGTCGCTGCACCCCCAGGAGCGGGCCACCCCGGCGAGCGCCCCGGCGCCCGGAGCCGCTCCGGCGGCTGCCGAGCCGCCGGCCGAGCCCGCCGCGGACGAGCCCAGGACCGAGACGACGCTGACCACCCGGATCCGGATCAACATCCCCGGGTCGCGGCCGATCCCGCCGGTCGTGGTCCGCACCACCGTGGACGACAGCGCGGCGGCACCCGCCGGCGCGGCGGACGAACCGGCGGGCACGGCGCCCGGCGGCCCCACCGAGGCCGAGCCCGCGCCGGAGAAGGCGTCCGACTGGTTCGCCCCGCGCAAGCCGGTCGCCACGCCGCCCACCCCGCTGCCGGGCACCCCCGAGCCGACCGCGCCGATCCCCGGCCCCGGCCCCGGCCCGACGACGGGTCCCGTTCCCGGCGCCGGTCCCGTTCCCGGGCTCGTCCCGGGCTCGGGTTTCCCGGGGCAGGGCGCGCCCTACGGCTCGGGTTCCGGCGCCGACGCCTTCGCCGGGCCGCCCGCCGCCCCCTACCGGGACCGCCCGCCGGCCGGCTCCTACGCCGACGCCTACGACACCGTTTCCGGCCCCCTCCCGCCCATGGACCCGAACGCGGCCCCCGGCGGCTTCCCGCCGCCCGCCCCGACCGGCCCCCGGGGCCCGCGGGACGCCTCCGCGGCCGGCGTCGAGCAGGCGCCGCATACGGCCGGCACCGAGAACTTCCCGCCCGGGGTGCCCCGCGCCGCCGAGTCCTTCCCCGGCGGCCACTCGCCGTACGGCGCTGCGAACCCGGCCGGGCCGCCCACCGACGGCCCCTTCCCCGGCTACCAGCCGCCCGCCGGCTCCGGCGGCCCCGCGGCCTCCGGTGGCCCCGCGGCCTCCGGTGGCCCCGCCGGGCCGGCCGGGTCCGGCGGCCCCGCCGGGCCCACCACCGGTCCGGCCACCGGAACCATGCCGGTGCCGCCGGTCGGCCGGACCGGGCCGCGCCCGCCCACGCCGACCGCCGACGCCGGGCCGACGACGCCGCCTCAGGAGCGGCTCACCGACGACACCCTGGTCAGCGGCATCCCCCGGGTGCCGTCGAGCGCGTCGAGCACCCCTCGCCCGGCCTTCACCGGCCCCCGGCCGCCGGCGCCCGACCCCGCCGCCACTCCCGCCCCCGCCGCCCCCGCCGCCTCCCGGCCGAAGAAGAAGGGGCGGTCACCGCGCTCGGTGCTCGGCCTGCTCGTCGGGCTGGTAGGCGGCGTCCTCGTCGTGGCGTACGGCGCCGGCCTGCTGATGAACCACGCCGACGTGCCCAAGGGAACCACCGTGCTCGGCGTCGACATCGGCAACGAGAGCACCGACGAGGCCGGCCGCTCCCTCGACCAGGCGCTCGCCGGACGCACGACCGCGCCGCTGACCCTCACCATCGGCGGCCGCGAGCAGACCCTCAAGCCGTCCATCGCCGGCCTGTCCTTCGACTCCGACGCCACGGTCCGCGAGGTCGCGCACTCCGTCTACAACCCGGCCACCGTGATCGGCTCCCTCTTCGGCGGCACCCACCCCGCCGACCCGGTGATCCTGGTCGACGAGGACAAGCTGACGGCCGCCCTCAAGACGGTCGCCGGCCGCAACAGCACCGCCACCGACGGCATGATCCGCTTCGAGCCCAACAAGGTTGTCCCGATCCCCGGCAAGGCCGGCTCCTCCTTCGACGTGGAGTCGGCTGCCCACCAGGTCGCCGCCGCCTACCGGGTCCGCGCCCAGACCGGCGCCAACACCCCGATCGACCTGGCGGTCACCACCGTCCAGCCCAAGGTCACCCAGGCCGAACTCAACCGGGCGGTCGACGGCTTCGCCGCGCACGCGATGTCGCACATCACCACGGTCCGCGCGGACGCCCTGCACTCCATCAAGATCGGCCCGGCCGTCTCGCTGCCGAAGATCCTCACCATGCTCCCGGACGACGCGGGCCGCCTCCAGCCGCACATCGACCTGACCGCCCTGCAGAACCTGTACGGCAGCGCCTTCGACGGCGTCCTCATCAAGCGCGCCGACGGCACCAGGACCGCCGTCACCCCGCAGGACGTCGCCAACGCCCTGCTGCCGGGCCTCGACGCCGCCAAGGACACGACGGTCACTTTGGCGGGCGTGGCGGGGTAGTGGTGGCGGTGCCTGTCCGGGGCGCCGTTGGGTGGGTGCTGTCGGCGGTCAGGTGAACGTGGGGGCGGGCCGCAGGGGGTATTCGGTGCCGTGGGGTGGGTGCCCGCCCCACGGCACCCTCACGTCGCCGGGCACCCACCCCACGGCACCCCCACCCCCGACCGCACCCATGCGGCGCCCCAACGCCGCGCCTACCACCACCGGCGTACGGTCGTCCTCCTCCTCGCTCCACCGCGCGACGAACGGCACCGGGATCCGGCGGTCAGCCGGGGCACCTGTTCCACTTCCATGGCGAGTCGTATTCCGCTCCCGGGACGGGACCCGGGTGGCCGCAGTTGTGTCCATGGCATCGCTTTCTTGTGGGAGACGGTTGACGGGCTCGGGGTCCGGGCGCCGTTGGTGGCCGTGCCCGTGTCCGTGCCGTGGGTCGCTCCGGTGAAAAACCCGCCGTGCTTCGTCGACGGCTTCCGGACGGGCCACCACCTGGAGACCGAACGGCACCGCTTCCCT
Coding sequences within it:
- the mshB gene encoding N-acetyl-1-D-myo-inositol-2-amino-2-deoxy-alpha-D-glucopyranoside deacetylase; the encoded protein is MTELPDRRLLLVHAHPDDETINNGATMAKYAAEGALVTLVTCTLGEEGEVIPPELAHLAADRDDTLGEYRIGELAAAMAELGVADHRFLGGPGRYRDSGMMGVPQNEEPGCFWQADLDEAAGHLAEVILEVRPQALVTYDGNGGYGHPDHIQAHRVALRGYELAAGQGHRVARVYENCTPRSVVEAGFRRLAEAGKQFPFGGVATVADVPGVVDDELVTVAVDGTAYADRKTAGMRAHASQIAVDGPFFALSNDLGQPYFATEYYRQVRGDALPSGPSAPPGGRWADDLFDPPAGGAA
- a CDS encoding DUF6113 family protein — encoded protein: MARPARVASYVLLGALGALVAVAGALLQAGWFPGGLLLGLAGCAALFYGGVVATGTRLGAVVPAAVWVVCVMVLSTSRPEGDFLFAAGVGPYIYLLGGAMVAVICATVPQLPPSGPNTA